A genome region from Geoalkalibacter sp. includes the following:
- a CDS encoding M16 family metallopeptidase → MSEYEKSTLANGLRVLSVPMPHLHSAEMMFFVGVGSRHEAPEVAGVSHFLEHMLFRGNRDYPTGPDLERAFEAIGGYVNAATDIETTCYHSRLHPAHLDEATGLFASMLLRPLLRDLETERRVILEEALEDLNARGEEINPDTLCARLLWPGHPLGRPPIGSRETIEAITLEDLHRHLAGYYTPRNLVAVAAGRVEHEAFVAAVERHFGVWRGGEAPRAPRFSEPAAPGPQSLWVRESDSQVSLQLAFRVPGREQGNSLALRVLRRVLSGGGSGRLMLRLREELGLTYGVEAQLMQTAETGSFGVDLSLVPDNLEQAVDEVLRLLEDLCETPVPEPELAGVVRAFHYELEFSRDFTEELAARYGWGETLGCLRTLEQERREIAAITPEVLRETARGIFRQETLRLAVVGPWRGEIKRRVSRRLKAFRG, encoded by the coding sequence ATGAGTGAATATGAAAAAAGCACCCTGGCCAACGGCCTGCGGGTGCTCAGCGTGCCCATGCCCCACCTGCATTCGGCGGAGATGATGTTCTTCGTCGGCGTCGGCAGCCGCCACGAGGCGCCCGAAGTGGCCGGGGTGTCCCATTTTCTCGAGCACATGTTGTTTCGCGGCAACCGCGACTATCCCACCGGACCCGACCTGGAGCGCGCCTTTGAAGCCATCGGCGGCTACGTCAACGCCGCCACCGACATCGAGACCACCTGTTATCATTCGCGCCTGCATCCCGCGCATCTCGACGAGGCCACGGGGCTGTTCGCGTCCATGCTGCTGCGGCCTTTGCTGCGCGACCTGGAAACCGAGCGGCGGGTGATCCTCGAGGAGGCGCTGGAAGATCTCAACGCGCGCGGCGAGGAGATCAACCCCGACACCCTCTGCGCCCGGCTGCTCTGGCCCGGCCATCCCCTGGGCCGACCGCCCATCGGCAGCCGCGAAACCATCGAAGCCATTACCCTGGAGGATCTGCACCGGCATCTGGCCGGTTATTACACGCCGCGCAACCTGGTGGCGGTGGCGGCCGGCCGGGTAGAGCATGAGGCCTTCGTCGCCGCCGTCGAGCGCCACTTCGGCGTCTGGCGGGGCGGCGAGGCGCCCCGCGCGCCGCGCTTTAGCGAGCCCGCGGCGCCGGGGCCCCAGTCCTTGTGGGTGCGCGAGAGCGATTCCCAGGTCTCGCTGCAACTGGCGTTTCGCGTGCCGGGACGCGAGCAGGGCAACAGTCTGGCGCTGCGTGTGTTGCGGCGGGTGCTGTCGGGAGGAGGCAGCGGGCGTCTGATGCTGCGCCTGCGCGAGGAGTTGGGCTTGACCTACGGCGTTGAGGCGCAACTGATGCAAACCGCCGAAACCGGCTCCTTCGGCGTCGATCTGTCCCTGGTGCCGGACAATCTGGAGCAGGCCGTCGACGAAGTGCTGCGCCTGCTCGAGGATCTGTGCGAGACGCCGGTTCCCGAGCCCGAGCTGGCGGGCGTGGTGCGCGCCTTTCACTATGAACTCGAATTCAGCCGGGATTTTACCGAGGAGTTGGCGGCGCGCTACGGCTGGGGGGAAACCCTGGGCTGCCTGCGCACCCTGGAGCAGGAGCGCCGGGAAATCGCCGCCATCACGCCGGAGGTTCTGCGCGAAACCGCCCGCGGCATCTTTCGCCAGGAAACTCTGCGCCTGGCGGTGGTCGGCCCCTGGCGCGGCGAGATCAAGCGGCGCGTGAGTCGTCGCTTGAAAGCTTTTCGCGGCTGA
- a CDS encoding LapA family protein: MKQLKLLAATILALALVVVIVQNAAPVEVRILFFSFTLPQAVLLFIVGAGGFMLGILAALLLRKRGAAAPPGSSAGHGG; encoded by the coding sequence ATGAAACAGCTCAAGCTGTTGGCGGCGACGATTCTCGCCCTGGCGCTGGTGGTCGTCATCGTGCAGAACGCCGCTCCGGTGGAGGTGCGTATCCTGTTCTTTTCTTTCACCCTGCCCCAGGCGGTGCTGCTCTTCATCGTCGGCGCGGGCGGTTTCATGCTCGGCATCCTCGCCGCCCTGCTGCTCAGAAAAAGGGGAGCGGCGGCGCCCCCCGGCAGCAGCGCCGGGCACGGCGGTTGA
- a CDS encoding HIT domain-containing protein produces MFELHPQLEADTIALGDFPLCRLLLMNDAAYPWFILVPRRSGIREIYELDDADQAALLQESSFLARRLAEVFAADKINIAALGNLVPQLHVHHIVRYTQDPAWPAPVWGRFPARPYAPPELAAMLLKVGEVLGEGTEMVENQDGD; encoded by the coding sequence ATGTTTGAACTCCATCCCCAGCTCGAAGCCGACACCATCGCCCTCGGCGACTTTCCCCTGTGCCGCCTGCTGCTCATGAACGACGCCGCCTATCCCTGGTTCATCCTGGTGCCGCGCCGCTCCGGAATTCGGGAAATCTACGAGCTCGACGACGCCGACCAGGCAGCCCTGTTGCAGGAATCCTCCTTTCTCGCGCGGCGGCTCGCCGAGGTGTTCGCCGCCGACAAGATCAACATCGCCGCCCTGGGCAATCTGGTGCCGCAGCTGCATGTGCATCACATCGTGCGCTACACCCAGGATCCCGCCTGGCCGGCGCCGGTCTGGGGCCGTTTTCCGGCGCGGCCCTACGCGCCGCCGGAACTCGCGGCAATGCTGCTCAAGGTGGGAGAGGTTCTGGGGGAAGGCACGGAGATGGTGGAGAATCAGGATGGGGACTGA
- a CDS encoding GPMC system transcriptional regulator: protein MSALQPSRIANLSAKIRGYGKENLEDILHVLVEAVSLLTQQSRCRVYLEDLSSGALVCAAATGPFGDLIRRKSFPINSAAFAVSRVYITQEELILEDVAASSTPYARELAEKFNIVSSYLTPLIHNGRSLGVLCVDSGRLGQIPELPQRQQLKNFLVEVIALIDQARKHHQQIVLARLVDQAKKREAALYMVKSAVLLIDKLALASVLVPAPAGGRGEPGLRILASYSKEKEAKRLYEDDKLVSLGPGESLLSRYINAAGLITDDLLLSPTYFPDLESEALQKRYLTEELGLKSLYLVPRYEPRTRRIICVVNYYTREKYQFSDFERGLLEAHAEMAQRAIEEIGGQHMEIQVLAEINDLLQERFEGLQPFLNRVLSKATELIGADTGSIALVEQLDDRKWLVVEDAEGRLIGAKSKEWLKKNIPPIRIGAFDLPPGERSLTGYVAATGRPHVVGDTLEEKAAGGFYREITETIRSEIAVPVICEGEVIAVICLDSLKPHHFTDEHRRILLIIERMISRHIADQRRIEKLTTEVYRLRSDVGYKDPKVSSYKLGNIIGNSAKAMEMVEFIQKITPPLANRIAFWSQSSIQEATLGLPSIFITGETGSGKEFLFNNIYSRLNEVYKEKIRPGMELPLKKTNIAAYSGDLTYSELFGHKRGAYTGAHADRQGILEEAHGGVVFLDEIGDADPKTQVQLLRFLDNGGIVRLGENLTRYARVVLVAASNKNLRRLIEQGLFREDLYHRLTELTIEVPSLNERREDIADLAVHFLGQLFRVYKRPEESDADLPSLSRGAREVLVAHHYTGNIRELRSILLRALIFRRGATISAEDIRAVLPGAPPSSAGERAQKLSDALADEIYEELRGGAANFWDALYQPFSSSRLTRETVVAVIERARGEGAGSMPKLALALRACDPKSTDPEEKKTFFRFKNFLYKTIRIS, encoded by the coding sequence ATGAGCGCCCTGCAACCCTCGCGCATCGCCAATCTGTCCGCCAAGATCCGCGGCTACGGCAAGGAAAACCTCGAAGACATCCTGCACGTGCTGGTGGAGGCGGTGAGCCTGTTGACCCAGCAATCGCGCTGCCGCGTCTACCTGGAGGATCTCTCCAGCGGCGCCCTGGTGTGCGCCGCCGCCACCGGCCCCTTCGGCGACCTGATCCGGCGCAAATCCTTTCCCATCAACAGCGCGGCCTTCGCCGTCTCGCGCGTGTACATCACCCAGGAAGAGCTGATTTTGGAGGATGTCGCCGCCTCCTCGACGCCCTATGCGCGAGAGCTGGCGGAAAAGTTCAACATCGTGTCGAGCTATCTGACGCCGCTCATCCACAATGGCCGCTCCCTGGGCGTGCTGTGCGTGGACAGCGGCCGCCTCGGCCAGATCCCCGAACTGCCCCAGCGCCAGCAGCTCAAGAATTTTCTCGTCGAGGTCATCGCCCTCATCGACCAGGCGCGCAAGCACCACCAGCAGATCGTTCTGGCGCGCCTGGTCGATCAGGCCAAGAAGCGCGAAGCCGCCCTCTACATGGTCAAATCGGCGGTGCTGCTCATCGACAAGCTGGCCCTGGCCTCGGTGCTGGTGCCTGCTCCGGCGGGCGGGCGCGGCGAGCCGGGTCTGCGGATTCTCGCCTCCTACTCCAAGGAGAAGGAAGCCAAGCGCCTCTACGAGGACGACAAGCTGGTGAGCCTGGGGCCGGGCGAATCCCTGCTGTCGCGCTACATCAACGCCGCGGGCCTCATCACCGACGATTTGCTGCTCTCGCCGACCTATTTCCCCGACCTGGAATCCGAGGCCCTGCAAAAGCGCTACCTGACCGAGGAACTGGGCCTCAAGTCCCTCTATCTGGTCCCGCGCTACGAGCCGCGCACCCGGCGCATCATCTGCGTGGTCAATTACTACACCCGCGAGAAATACCAGTTCAGCGATTTCGAGCGCGGCCTGCTCGAAGCTCACGCGGAGATGGCCCAGCGCGCCATCGAGGAAATCGGCGGCCAGCACATGGAAATCCAGGTGCTCGCCGAGATCAACGATCTGCTCCAGGAGCGCTTCGAGGGCCTGCAGCCCTTTCTCAACCGGGTTCTCTCCAAGGCCACGGAGCTGATCGGCGCCGACACGGGCAGCATCGCCCTGGTCGAGCAGCTCGATGATCGCAAGTGGCTGGTGGTCGAGGATGCCGAGGGACGCCTGATCGGCGCCAAGAGCAAGGAGTGGCTGAAAAAGAACATCCCGCCCATCCGCATCGGCGCCTTCGACCTGCCGCCGGGCGAGCGCAGCCTCACCGGCTACGTCGCCGCCACCGGTCGGCCCCACGTGGTGGGCGACACCCTGGAGGAAAAGGCGGCGGGCGGCTTCTACCGCGAGATCACCGAAACCATCCGCAGCGAAATCGCCGTGCCGGTGATCTGCGAGGGCGAGGTGATCGCCGTCATCTGTCTCGATAGCCTCAAACCCCATCATTTCACCGACGAACACCGGCGCATCCTGTTGATCATCGAGCGCATGATCTCGCGCCACATCGCCGATCAGCGCCGCATCGAGAAGCTCACCACCGAGGTCTACCGGCTGCGCTCGGATGTCGGCTACAAGGATCCCAAGGTCAGCTCCTACAAGCTCGGCAACATCATCGGCAATTCGGCCAAGGCCATGGAGATGGTGGAATTCATCCAGAAGATCACCCCGCCCCTGGCCAACCGCATCGCCTTCTGGAGCCAGAGCAGCATCCAGGAGGCGACCCTCGGCCTGCCCTCCATCTTCATCACCGGCGAAACGGGCAGCGGCAAGGAGTTTTTGTTCAACAACATCTATTCCCGGCTCAACGAGGTCTACAAGGAAAAGATCCGCCCGGGCATGGAACTGCCCCTGAAAAAGACCAACATCGCCGCCTACAGCGGCGACCTGACCTATTCGGAGCTCTTCGGCCACAAGCGCGGGGCCTACACCGGCGCCCATGCCGATCGTCAGGGCATTCTCGAGGAAGCCCACGGCGGGGTGGTGTTCCTCGACGAAATCGGCGACGCCGACCCCAAGACCCAGGTGCAGCTGCTGCGCTTTCTCGACAACGGCGGCATCGTGCGCCTGGGCGAGAACCTCACCCGCTACGCCCGGGTGGTGCTGGTGGCGGCGAGCAACAAGAACCTGCGGCGCCTCATCGAACAGGGACTGTTTCGCGAGGATCTCTACCACCGCCTCACGGAGCTGACCATCGAGGTACCTTCCCTCAACGAGCGGCGCGAGGACATCGCCGATTTGGCGGTGCATTTTCTCGGCCAGCTGTTTCGCGTCTACAAAAGGCCCGAGGAAAGCGACGCCGACCTGCCGAGTCTGAGCCGCGGCGCGCGCGAGGTGCTCGTCGCCCATCACTACACCGGCAACATCCGCGAGCTGCGCAGCATTTTGCTGCGCGCCCTGATTTTCCGGCGCGGCGCGACGATCAGCGCCGAGGATATCCGCGCGGTGCTGCCCGGCGCGCCGCCGAGCAGTGCCGGCGAACGCGCGCAGAAACTCTCCGACGCCCTCGCCGACGAGATCTACGAGGAGCTGCGCGGCGGGGCCGCAAACTTCTGGGACGCTCTCTACCAGCCCTTTTCCAGCAGCCGTCTGACCCGCGAGACGGTGGTGGCGGTCATCGAACGCGCCCGCGGCGAAGGCGCCGGCAGCATGCCCAAGCTGGCCCTGGCGCTGCGCGCCTGCGATCCGAAGAGCACCGATCCCGAAGAGAAAAAAACCTTCTTCCGCTTCAAGAACTTTCTCTACAAAACGATTCGCATTTCGTGA
- a CDS encoding ATP-binding protein, producing MLTTKEKTLRGALLWRLVLIAVVPILVVGLLSLLYLQRSSLEVAEARSRSFSRALAAEVSAFLGQPRAGLEEIARVLDSLPPEDGPVIDGILANIVQFSQLFDSLLMLDAQGVVTRVALGAAMTGQAGDYLGLDLSRRADVREALAGRKPVWSETLHSLLTGDLALTLSIPSRDGVLVGNFSLRRLHQIVTGLTAEPGMEPAIFDSKGNLIFHSDRELARQRLNLSTLEPVAAGLRREEGSFRFRWQNREYLGSLTRLKEPDWLILAAQPLDQVSAQALGVTRLFLVGMLAAILLALLTARILAQRLTRPLAMLARSARAISRGDYQAELPGAGHDEINDLATAFRDMSAAIGERERALHASRQRFQQLFNSTNDAIFLHRINAGEELSPFLEVNDVACRLLGYSRAELQELSPPDLNPIHRENPEALTDILNALKHDRRALFEARLLRKEGPPVDVEINSHHFEIDGQGYILSAARDISERKNAEQVIQALVQGTVETSGAQCFERILRELCRWLDADGATLGRLDAHGEQLVPLASLLDGRLEACTPYPLADTPCAEVFQRGFCFYAEGVRAQFPKDEYFEILGVEAYLGTPLVDPRGKAVGVLNVLSRRRMRLPARARETLAILAAKAVSEIERLDREAELAGARAAAEEASRAKSQFLANMSHEIRTPMNGVLGILELLGDSPLTPTQRDLVEMADNSARTLLRVINDILDFSRIEAGKLVIEESPFDLRETVQQAVKVLARRAAEKHLKLHLSFTTALPDLVVGDSARLQQVLINLLSNAVKFTEQGEIRIRVGLAATNDQAWYELRCEVSDSGIGIPADRRHLLFQSFSQLDTTLTRQFGGTGLGLAIVKEIVESCGGGIEVSDNAGGGSTFTCTMRLRRAETGAAARAAEEPKNPPPLLTLAAPASILVAEDNPVNQMLTRRLLEKRGWRVVTVDDGEQALAAWETGEFDLILMDVQMPRMDGLSSTAAIRRGEAGRRRVPIIALTAHAFKDDEDRCLASGMDAYLSKPIKATELYATCDRLLARMQPAPS from the coding sequence GTGTTGACGACTAAGGAAAAAACCCTGCGCGGCGCCCTGCTGTGGCGCCTGGTGCTGATCGCGGTGGTGCCGATCCTGGTGGTCGGGCTGCTGAGTCTGCTCTACCTGCAGCGCTCCTCCCTGGAGGTCGCGGAGGCCCGCAGCCGCTCCTTTAGCCGCGCCTTGGCGGCGGAGGTGAGCGCCTTTCTCGGCCAGCCCCGCGCCGGGCTCGAAGAGATCGCCCGCGTGCTGGACAGCCTGCCGCCCGAGGACGGCCCCGTCATCGACGGTATTCTCGCCAACATCGTGCAGTTTTCCCAACTCTTCGATTCCCTGCTGATGCTCGACGCCCAGGGCGTCGTCACCCGCGTCGCCCTGGGCGCCGCCATGACCGGACAGGCGGGAGACTATCTCGGCCTCGACCTCTCGCGCCGCGCCGATGTGCGCGAGGCCCTGGCCGGCCGCAAGCCCGTGTGGTCGGAAACCCTGCATTCCCTGCTGACCGGGGATCTGGCGCTGACCCTGAGCATCCCCAGCCGGGATGGCGTGCTGGTGGGCAATTTCAGCCTGCGCCGCCTGCACCAGATCGTGACCGGGCTCACGGCGGAGCCGGGCATGGAACCGGCGATTTTCGACAGCAAGGGCAACCTCATCTTTCACTCCGATCGCGAACTGGCCCGCCAGCGCCTCAACCTCAGCACCCTGGAACCGGTGGCCGCCGGACTGCGGCGCGAGGAAGGATCCTTTCGTTTTCGCTGGCAGAATCGTGAATACCTCGGCAGCCTGACCCGACTCAAGGAGCCCGATTGGCTGATTCTGGCGGCTCAGCCCCTGGATCAGGTCTCCGCCCAGGCCCTGGGCGTCACCCGGCTGTTTCTCGTCGGGATGCTGGCCGCCATTTTGCTGGCCCTGCTGACCGCGCGGATCCTCGCCCAACGCCTGACTCGGCCCCTGGCCATGCTCGCCCGGAGCGCCCGCGCCATCAGCCGGGGGGATTATCAGGCCGAGCTGCCCGGAGCGGGGCACGACGAAATCAACGACCTCGCCACGGCCTTTCGCGACATGAGCGCCGCCATCGGCGAGCGCGAGCGCGCCCTGCACGCCAGCCGCCAGCGGTTCCAGCAACTGTTCAACAGCACCAATGACGCGATTTTTCTGCACCGCATCAACGCGGGCGAAGAGCTCTCGCCGTTTCTCGAAGTCAACGATGTCGCCTGCCGGCTCCTCGGCTACAGCCGCGCGGAGTTGCAGGAACTCTCCCCCCCGGACCTCAACCCCATTCATCGGGAGAATCCCGAAGCCCTGACCGATATCCTCAATGCCCTGAAGCATGACCGGCGCGCCCTCTTCGAAGCGCGCCTGCTGCGCAAGGAGGGTCCGCCGGTCGACGTGGAAATCAACTCCCATCATTTTGAAATCGACGGTCAAGGCTACATTTTGTCGGCGGCCCGCGACATCAGCGAGCGCAAGAACGCCGAACAGGTGATCCAGGCCCTGGTGCAGGGCACGGTGGAAACCAGCGGCGCCCAGTGCTTCGAGCGCATTCTGCGCGAGTTGTGCCGCTGGCTCGACGCCGATGGCGCAACCCTCGGCCGCCTTGACGCGCACGGCGAACAGCTCGTGCCGCTGGCCTCGCTTCTCGATGGCCGACTGGAAGCCTGCACGCCCTACCCCCTCGCCGACACTCCCTGCGCCGAGGTGTTCCAACGGGGGTTCTGCTTTTATGCCGAGGGGGTGCGCGCGCAATTTCCCAAGGATGAATATTTTGAAATCCTGGGCGTGGAGGCCTATCTCGGCACGCCGCTGGTCGACCCGCGGGGCAAGGCCGTGGGCGTGCTCAATGTGCTCTCGCGCCGCCGCATGCGCCTGCCCGCCCGCGCCCGGGAAACCCTGGCGATTCTCGCCGCCAAGGCGGTCAGTGAAATCGAGCGGCTGGACCGCGAAGCCGAGTTGGCCGGGGCGCGCGCCGCCGCCGAGGAAGCCAGCCGCGCCAAAAGTCAGTTTCTCGCCAACATGAGCCACGAAATCCGCACCCCCATGAATGGCGTGCTTGGCATTCTTGAGCTGTTGGGGGATTCGCCCCTCACTCCAACCCAGCGTGACCTGGTGGAGATGGCGGACAATTCGGCCAGGACGCTGTTGCGGGTGATCAACGACATTCTCGATTTCTCGCGCATCGAAGCCGGCAAGCTCGTCATCGAGGAAAGTCCTTTCGATCTGCGCGAAACGGTGCAGCAGGCAGTCAAGGTCTTGGCGCGGCGCGCCGCGGAGAAGCACCTGAAGCTGCACCTGAGCTTCACCACGGCGCTCCCCGACCTGGTGGTCGGCGATTCCGCACGGCTCCAGCAGGTTCTCATCAACTTGCTGAGCAATGCCGTGAAATTCACCGAGCAGGGCGAGATCCGGATCCGGGTCGGCCTCGCCGCGACCAACGACCAGGCCTGGTACGAGTTGCGGTGCGAGGTCAGCGACAGCGGCATCGGCATTCCCGCCGACCGCCGGCACCTGCTGTTCCAGAGCTTCAGCCAGCTCGACACCACCCTGACCCGCCAGTTCGGCGGCACGGGGCTGGGGCTGGCCATCGTCAAGGAGATCGTGGAAAGCTGCGGCGGCGGCATCGAGGTCAGCGACAACGCGGGCGGCGGCAGCACCTTCACCTGCACCATGCGCCTGCGCCGGGCGGAAACCGGCGCGGCCGCCCGCGCGGCGGAGGAGCCGAAAAATCCGCCGCCCCTCCTGACCCTTGCCGCGCCTGCCAGCATCCTCGTGGCGGAAGACAACCCCGTCAATCAGATGCTGACCCGCCGCCTGCTGGAAAAGCGCGGTTGGCGGGTGGTGACGGTGGACGACGGCGAACAGGCTCTTGCCGCCTGGGAAACCGGGGAATTCGACCTGATCCTGATGGATGTGCAGATGCCGCGCATGGACGGCCTGAGCTCCACCGCCGCCATCCGCCGCGGCGAAGCCGGCCGAAGGCGAGTTCCCATCATCGCCCTGACCGCCCATGCCTTCAAGGACGACGAGGATCGCTGCCTGGCGTCCGGCATGGATGCCTACCTGAGCAAGCCGATCAAGGCGACAGAACTCTACGCAACCTGCGACCGCCTGCTGGCGCGGATGCAGCCCGCGCCCTCCTAG
- a CDS encoding ABC transporter substrate-binding protein, translating to MRAFIGLRASRRLPRSLSWWLLILILTAPLGCRRPEPIAVGFLGGLTGRVADLGIAGRDGAILAVEERNRAGGIHGRLLELRIADDAQDELTARAALQKLLDEGVVAVIGPMTSSMALAVQPLADARRTVLLSPTVSSDALSGRDDFFLRTASTNAQGARLLADYAAGELGLTSINVLYDLGNRAYGESLYRSFASEFEARGGRIAEVLTYTSGPEVNFLDLARQAGEKAEALLIIANALDTGMLAQQLAKLGIRLPLMTGEWAATGDIIEYGGAAVDGLRFFNTFDPGHDSPAYRRFRAAFEQRFGYDGGFAAAHAFDAAQVLFRALEKNPGRSGLKEALLESGGFQGLQTELRLDRHGDVVRPHFPMTIRNGRFQVDGRVDD from the coding sequence ATGAGAGCTTTTATCGGACTGCGCGCATCACGCAGGCTACCGCGCTCCCTGAGCTGGTGGCTGCTGATCCTGATCCTGACGGCGCCGCTGGGCTGCCGGCGACCGGAGCCCATCGCCGTCGGCTTTCTCGGCGGGCTTACCGGCCGCGTCGCCGACCTCGGCATAGCCGGGCGCGACGGGGCGATCCTGGCCGTCGAGGAGCGCAACCGCGCCGGCGGCATTCACGGCCGGCTCCTGGAACTGCGCATCGCCGACGACGCCCAGGACGAACTTACGGCCCGCGCCGCCCTGCAAAAGCTTCTGGATGAGGGCGTCGTCGCCGTCATCGGTCCCATGACCAGTTCCATGGCCTTGGCGGTCCAGCCCCTGGCCGACGCCCGGCGCACCGTTCTGCTCAGCCCGACGGTGAGCAGCGATGCCCTGAGCGGACGCGACGACTTTTTCCTGCGCACCGCCTCGACCAACGCCCAGGGCGCCAGGCTCCTGGCCGATTACGCCGCCGGGGAACTGGGTCTGACGAGCATCAACGTCCTCTACGACCTGGGCAACCGCGCCTACGGCGAAAGCCTGTATCGGTCCTTTGCCTCGGAATTCGAAGCCCGCGGCGGACGGATCGCGGAGGTCCTGACCTACACCAGCGGGCCGGAGGTCAATTTTCTCGACCTGGCGCGCCAGGCCGGGGAGAAGGCCGAGGCGCTGCTGATCATCGCCAATGCCCTGGATACGGGCATGCTGGCCCAGCAACTGGCCAAGCTCGGAATACGCCTGCCGCTGATGACCGGTGAATGGGCGGCCACCGGCGATATCATCGAATACGGCGGCGCGGCGGTGGACGGCCTGAGATTTTTCAACACCTTTGACCCAGGCCATGACTCACCGGCCTATCGGAGATTCCGCGCCGCCTTCGAGCAGCGGTTCGGATACGACGGAGGCTTTGCCGCGGCTCACGCCTTTGACGCCGCGCAGGTGCTGTTTCGCGCCCTGGAAAAAAATCCCGGCCGCAGCGGCCTCAAGGAGGCTCTGCTGGAGAGCGGCGGGTTCCAGGGCCTGCAGACCGAGCTGCGTTTGGACCGCCACGGCGATGTGGTGCGGCCGCATTTCCCCATGACCATCCGCAACGGACGGTTCCAGGTCGACGGCCGTGTTGACGACTAA